A genome region from Anastrepha obliqua isolate idAnaObli1 chromosome 4, idAnaObli1_1.0, whole genome shotgun sequence includes the following:
- the LOC129245199 gene encoding general odorant-binding protein 56h-like yields MRTLYLFTVLAAFVTVLMCQLQADMEKLHKLCMNETNLTEAEIKQFFGNGMKASDAKDNMKCHTKCLMEKQGIIKDGIYVPSVAIKQLMLFPALKGHETEVTQAVNNCKNEKGANTCDTAFKITMCIKEFKSHAP; encoded by the exons ATGCGAACTCTATACCTTTTCACCGTACTCGCTGCCTTTGTCACCGTTCTAATg TGTCAATTACAAGCCGATATGGAGAAATTACACAAGCTCTGCATGAATGAGACGAATCTTACAGAAGCGGagatcaaacaattttttgggaaTGGCATGAAAGCCAGCGATGCCAAGGATAATATGAAATGTCACACGAAATGTTTGATGGAGAAGCAAGGCATCATCAAGGATGGCATTTACGTGCCTAGTGTAGCGATCAAGCAACTCATGCTGTTTCCCGCATTAAAGGGGCATGAAACGGAAGTTACGCAGGCTGTGAATAattgcaaaaatgaaaaaggcGCCAACACATGTGATACAGCTTTTAAGATTACTATGTGCATTAAGGAGTTTAAATCTCATGCCCCATGA
- the LOC129244386 gene encoding general odorant-binding protein 56h-like, with product MRLLQRHHVINSAELVLLLAKSAIIDAATLEMLNNCREENNVSEKELGQYMANKLDAADSTHNFKCFVKCTIEKFGFYKNNMLDEVLATKFIMDNAKDKQSNVESVKDVIKKCNQMKGADACDTASQIVSCFVKAELKVFQ from the exons ATGCGTCTGTTGCAACGTCATCATGTGATCAATAGCGCAGAGTTGGTGTTGCTGTTG GCTAAGTCGGCAATCATAGATGCAGCTACGCTGGAAATGCTCAATAACTGCCGCGAAGAGAACAACGTGTCCGAAAAAGAATTAGGTCAGTACATGGCTAATAAATTGGATGCCGCTGATTCCACACACAATTTTAAGTGTTTCGTCAAGTGTACAATCGAAAAGTTTggtttctataaaaataatatgctGGATGAGGTATTGGCCACCAAATTTATTATGGATAATGCCAAGGATAAGCAATCGAATGTGGAGTCTGTCAaggatgttataaaaaaatgtaaccaGATGAAAGGGGCCGATGCTTGTGACACAGCCAGTCAGATTGTATCGTGTTTCGTTAAAGCGGAGTTGAAAGTTTTCCAATAA